The following proteins come from a genomic window of Geminicoccaceae bacterium SCSIO 64248:
- a CDS encoding thymidine phosphorylase, whose translation MIHPEDVIAAKRDRRALSTEAITAFVAGVGDGRVVDAQIAAFAMAVVLNGMNARETADLTRAMADSGRRLRWDDLAGPVVDKHSTGGVGDKVSLILAALLAACGAFVPMVSGRGLGHTGGTLDKLEAIPGLSVEADGAVMRRILAEAGCAIVGAGPDLAPADRRIYAVRDVTATFGSEALIVASILSKKLAAGVGHLVMDVKVGSGALLPDEDAAQDLAQALVTTAAEAGLACQAVLTDMDQVLGRTAGNALETAEAIAALRDPAQTEPRLLAVTLALAGAALALAGLVDDAAAGERQAMSALHDGRAAERFARMVRAQGGPAGLVDRPERHLAAAPTIVPVPAPEGGVVAAIDVRALGEAVIDLGGGRRRPGDAIDPSVGLAAVAEIGQRISQGEPLAFVHASGDAEARRIVPHVRRAFRLGGEAVTGAGPVRRVVTG comes from the coding sequence ATGATCCATCCCGAGGACGTCATCGCGGCCAAGCGCGACCGCCGCGCCCTGAGCACGGAGGCGATCACGGCCTTCGTCGCCGGGGTCGGCGACGGCCGCGTGGTCGACGCGCAGATCGCGGCGTTCGCGATGGCCGTCGTGCTGAACGGCATGAACGCGCGGGAGACGGCCGATCTCACCCGCGCGATGGCCGACTCCGGCCGGCGCCTGCGCTGGGACGACCTCGCCGGTCCGGTGGTCGACAAGCATTCCACCGGCGGGGTCGGCGACAAGGTCAGCCTGATCCTGGCCGCCCTCCTCGCGGCCTGCGGCGCGTTCGTCCCGATGGTCTCGGGCCGGGGCCTGGGCCATACCGGCGGCACGCTCGACAAGCTCGAAGCCATTCCCGGCCTGTCGGTCGAGGCGGACGGCGCGGTCATGCGCCGTATCCTCGCGGAGGCGGGCTGCGCCATCGTCGGCGCCGGCCCCGATCTCGCGCCGGCCGACCGGCGCATCTATGCCGTGCGCGACGTCACCGCCACGTTCGGCTCGGAGGCGCTGATCGTCGCTTCGATCCTGTCCAAGAAGCTGGCGGCCGGCGTCGGGCATCTCGTCATGGACGTCAAGGTCGGTTCCGGCGCCCTGCTGCCGGACGAGGACGCGGCACAGGACCTGGCGCAGGCCCTGGTGACGACCGCGGCGGAAGCCGGCCTCGCCTGCCAGGCGGTCCTGACCGACATGGACCAGGTGCTGGGCCGCACCGCCGGCAACGCGCTCGAGACGGCCGAAGCCATCGCCGCGCTGCGCGATCCCGCCCAGACGGAGCCGCGGCTGCTCGCGGTCACCCTCGCCCTGGCCGGCGCGGCGCTCGCCCTGGCGGGTCTCGTGGACGACGCAGCGGCCGGTGAACGACAGGCGATGAGCGCCCTGCACGACGGACGCGCGGCCGAGCGCTTCGCCCGGATGGTCCGCGCGCAGGGCGGTCCCGCCGGTCTGGTCGATCGGCCCGAGCGCCATCTGGCGGCGGCGCCGACGATCGTCCCGGTGCCGGCCCCGGAGGGAGGCGTCGTGGCGGCGATCGACGTGCGCGCGCTGGGCGAAGCGGTGATCGACCTCGGCGGCGGCCGTCGTCGGCCGGGCGACGCGATCGATCCGTCCGTCGGTCTCGCCGCGGTTGCCGAAATCGGACAGCGCATCAGCCAGGGCGAGCCCCTGGCCTTCGTCCACGCCAGCGGCGACGCCGAGGCCCGGCGCATCGTGCCGCACGTGCGCCGCGCGTTCCGGCTCGGCGGCGAGGCCGTCACGGGCGCCGGCCCGGTCCGGCGGGTCGTAACCGGCTGA
- a CDS encoding aspartate/glutamate racemase family protein, whose translation MRILVANANTSEEVTATIVAEAERFAGAGTTIRGANGRFGARVVGTRTETVIAAHALVDLLAEEAADVDAVLVGMSFDAGLWAARELLDIPVLGMTEAALLTACTVAPRFGLAVIGGRNAQTTRELVASYGLTGRMAGLTVLDATPQDLLADREAFLRPLVEDVARLAEEDGAEAVVLVGAVMADIPRLVQERCTVPLIEGISAGIVMLEGLIRLGLPKAGTGSLAPFAGRPSIGLRPPLAERLAGVSRSGQTEGPA comes from the coding sequence ATGCGCATTCTGGTCGCCAACGCGAACACCTCCGAGGAGGTCACGGCGACGATCGTCGCCGAGGCGGAGCGATTCGCCGGGGCCGGCACGACGATCAGGGGCGCGAACGGCCGCTTCGGCGCGCGCGTGGTCGGCACACGGACCGAGACCGTGATCGCCGCGCACGCTCTGGTCGACCTGCTGGCCGAGGAGGCGGCCGACGTCGATGCGGTCCTGGTCGGCATGTCCTTCGATGCCGGGCTCTGGGCCGCGCGCGAGCTGCTGGACATCCCCGTCCTCGGCATGACCGAGGCCGCGCTCCTGACCGCCTGCACGGTCGCGCCGCGCTTCGGACTCGCCGTCATCGGCGGGCGCAACGCCCAGACGACGCGCGAGCTGGTCGCGAGCTACGGCCTGACGGGGCGCATGGCCGGGCTCACCGTCCTGGACGCAACGCCGCAGGACCTGCTGGCCGACCGGGAGGCCTTCCTGCGGCCGCTGGTCGAGGACGTGGCCCGCCTTGCCGAAGAGGACGGCGCCGAGGCCGTCGTCCTGGTCGGCGCGGTCATGGCCGACATACCCCGGTTGGTCCAGGAGCGCTGCACCGTGCCGCTGATCGAAGGCATCTCGGCCGGCATCGTCATGCTCGAAGGCCTGATCCGCCTCGGTCTGCCGAAGGCCGGCACCGGCAGCCTCGCCCCGTTCGCCGGGCGTCCCAGCATCGGCTTGCGCCCGCCATTGGCCGAGCGCCTCGCCGGCGTGTCCCGGTCAGGGCAGACGGAGGGCCCGGCTTGA
- a CDS encoding amidohydrolase family protein, whose amino-acid sequence MSSIDVETLWLVGLAFPDGRCADLEIAGERIGRIGRAEPGAPCRDATGLLCMPSLIEGHVHLDKTFLGCSWQPHLEGGSVAERIRLEKVARARVDDPVVVRGARLAERAIAFGAGTMRSHADIDAEWGLANLEAEIALRERFADRLDIQIVAFPQSGILRSPGTDDLLEAALEAGADLVGGLDPAGIDEDPVQHLEIVFDVADTYGKGVDIHLHDAGALGCFELGLIAEMTRAIGLQGQVTVSHAYCLGQVDPATFGRTAEALAASGIAILTSAPSGAMPPVRALRQAGVTVFAGSDNIRDAWAPYGDGDILRRATLAAYQQGYRSDADMGYALDLITTESARALGLADYGVAPGRPADFVLVEAETVAEAVANPPARRVVFKHGRLVAGTL is encoded by the coding sequence ATGAGTAGCATCGATGTCGAAACCCTCTGGCTCGTCGGCTTGGCCTTCCCCGACGGCAGATGCGCCGATCTCGAGATCGCGGGCGAACGGATCGGACGGATCGGCCGAGCCGAGCCAGGCGCGCCCTGCCGCGACGCGACGGGCCTGCTTTGCATGCCCAGCCTGATCGAGGGCCATGTCCATCTCGACAAGACCTTCCTGGGCTGTTCCTGGCAGCCGCATCTCGAAGGCGGCTCCGTCGCCGAGCGGATCCGGCTGGAGAAGGTGGCGCGCGCCCGCGTCGACGATCCGGTCGTGGTACGGGGCGCGCGTCTCGCGGAACGGGCGATCGCGTTCGGCGCCGGGACGATGCGCAGCCATGCGGACATCGACGCGGAGTGGGGCCTTGCCAATCTCGAGGCCGAGATCGCGCTGCGCGAACGCTTCGCGGATCGCCTGGACATCCAGATCGTCGCCTTCCCGCAAAGCGGCATCCTGCGCTCGCCCGGAACCGACGACCTGCTGGAGGCCGCGCTGGAGGCGGGCGCCGACTTGGTCGGCGGGCTCGACCCGGCCGGCATCGACGAGGACCCGGTCCAGCATCTCGAGATCGTCTTCGACGTCGCCGACACCTACGGCAAGGGCGTCGACATCCACCTGCACGATGCCGGCGCGCTCGGGTGCTTCGAGCTCGGCCTGATCGCGGAGATGACGCGCGCGATCGGTCTCCAGGGCCAGGTCACCGTCAGCCACGCCTATTGCCTTGGGCAGGTCGATCCGGCCACGTTCGGACGCACGGCCGAGGCCCTGGCCGCGTCGGGCATCGCGATCCTGACCAGCGCGCCGTCGGGCGCCATGCCGCCGGTCCGCGCCCTGCGCCAGGCGGGTGTCACGGTGTTCGCCGGCTCCGACAACATCCGCGATGCGTGGGCGCCCTACGGCGACGGCGACATCCTCAGGCGCGCCACGCTGGCCGCCTACCAGCAGGGCTACCGCAGCGACGCCGACATGGGCTACGCGCTGGACTTGATCACGACCGAGTCGGCGCGGGCGCTGGGCTTGGCCGACTATGGTGTCGCACCCGGGCGCCCGGCCGATTTTGTGCTGGTCGAGGCTGAAACCGTCGCCGAGGCCGTGGCGAACCCGCCGGCACGCCGCGTCGTGTTCAAGCACGGCCGTCTGGTCGCGGGCACGCTGTAG